GCCGATCGCGATGGAGAAGGAATTGCGTTTCGCGATTCGAGAAGGTGGCCGTACGGTTGGTGCCGGCGTCGTCGCCGAAATCTACGAATAAGGTTTTTTAGAGACGCTGGGCATGCGTTGTAAGCGGGTTTGCGACGTGTGCCCGGCTCCTATTTCTAGGCCAGTAGCTCTAATTGGTAGAGCAGCGGTCTCCAAAACCGACGGTTGGGGGTTCGAATCCCTCCTGGCCTGCCAGTCGCGGTCAGGAGTCTAGCTCCTAAGAGATGACGGACGGAGGAATCGGCAGAGATGATTGCTCGGACAAAGAAGTTTCTGAGTGAAGTGCAGACAGAGATGAAAAAGGTTACCTGGCCTGAGCGACAGGAACTTGTCGGTTCTACTGCTATTGTCATCGTCTCCACCATTTTGCTGGCTACCTACATCGGCCTCTGGGACCTTGTGTTCTCCAGGTTGATGAACTTCCTAATCCGCTGAGGTTTCCCGGATTTCAGAAGAGAAGGGATTTTGATGTCTGAGAGCAAGTGGTACGTTGTCCACACTTTGACTGGGCAAGAAGAAAAAGTGAAGTTGAGTCTGGAAAGCCGCGCCAGAGAAGATGGCGATGGCTCGTTGATTCAGCAGGTGCTCATTCCGACCGAACAAGTTTCGGAGGTCCGGGATCGCAAGCGCCGGATTTCTTTGCGGAAGTTTTTCCCGGGGTATGTCCTGGTGGAGATGTCGCTCAATGACGAGTCTTGGTATGTCGTCAAGAACACACCAGGGGTGACGGGATTTGTGGGCTCCGGGTCTAAGCCGGTTCCGCTCAGCGACAGGGAAGTGAATGTAATTCTCAAGCAGGCTGAAGAGAAGAAAGAAAAGCCTGTTCCCAAGGTTATTTTTGAAGTGGGCGAGTCCGTTAAGGTAATTGAAGGACCGTTCACCAACTTCACGGGTGAGGTTCAGGATGTCAGTCCGGACAAGGGCCGGCTCAAGGTGATGGTTTCCATCTTTGGGCGCGAGACCCCTGTTGAGTTGGAGTACTGGCAGGTGGAGAAAATGTAATGGCTAAGAAAAGAATCATGGGCATCATCAAACTGCAGTGTCCGGCGGGCCAGGCAAATCCTGCCCCGCCTGTGGGCCCGGCCCTGGGTGCCAAGGGTGTGGCGATTATGGACTTCTGCAAGGCATTCAATGACAGGACCAAAGAGAAGGCAGGACTCATTCTTCCGGTGGTGATTACGGTCTACGATGACCGTAGCTTTACCTTTATCATCAAGAGCCCTCCGGCTGCTGTGCTGATCAAGCAGGCTGCCGGTTTAGCCAAGGCTGCGAATAACCCGGGCAAAGAGATTATGGGTTCTATTAAACGTTCCCAGGTCGAAGAGATCGCCAAGACAAAAATGGAAGACCTCAATGCCATTGATTTGGAAGGCGCCTGCCGAGTAATTGAAGGCACTGCCCGCAGCATGGGCGTAAAGGTGGAGGCAGCTTAATGGCACCCGAGAGCAAACGTATGAGAAAGAGCCGCGAGAAAGTCGCGGAGGTTCAGCAGACAAATCCCATTTCCTTGGATCAAGCGGTCACATTGCTCAAGTCACTTCCCCAGCCGAAGTTTGATCAGACGGTCGAAATCAGTGTGAAACTGGGTGTGGATCCGCGCAAGGGCGATCACATGGTTCGGGGCAGCGTGAGCCTTCCGAACGGGACAGGCAAGACACAGCGCGTGGCCGTGTTCTGCGAAGGGGACGCCGCTAAACAGGCAGAGAAAGCCGGTGCTGATTTTGTGGGCGGCGACGATATGATCAAGAAGGTGGACGGCGGCTGGCTGGATTTTGATGTGGCCATTGCCACTCCGGATATGATGAGCCGGCTGGGCCGTCTTGGACGCGTGCTAGGTCCGCGAGGCTTGATGCCGAGTCCGAAGGCGGGGACTGTCACCACGGATGTGACAAAGGCAGTGACGGAATTTAAGGCGGGCCGTGTGGAATTCCGCATGGATAAAACAGCCAATCTCAATGCCCCGGTAGGCAAGATTTCATTTGAGGAAAAGGCCATTGTGCAGAATGTGAACAGGATGCTCGAGGCCATTAGAGAGGCCAAGCCCGCGACAGCGAAAGGGACCTATTTCCAGAGGATTTCTGTGAGTACCACGATGGGTCCGGGTATTCTTTTGGAAATCGCCACTGCATAGCGGTACCAAAGCGAGAAGGAAAGTATCATGACTAGTACAGGTGTAAAGGCAGGACGCTTTGTTAGAGAAGAGATCGTTCGCACGCTGAAAGACGAGGTGGGCGGCAAAGATTTCTTTGTTACAAGCTTTTCGGGCCTGGGAGTGGGAGACGTTGAGGACTTGCGTAAGAAGCTTCGTGAACCTTCCGCGCGTTTTCGCGTGGCCAAGCGCTCCTTAAGCCGGCTGGCTTTGGAGAACAAGTCCGGAATTCTCGATAAGACCACAGGGACCGTCGGCTTTGCCATTGCCGGTGAGGATGGATTGGCCGTGTCAAAGATCCTCGTGGATTTTTCCCGGAATTTTAAGACCTTTGAGATTTGGGGCGGAACGTATGAAGGCCAGGTCCTCACACCGGAAGGTGTGCAGGAACTGGCTTTGTTGCCTTCCCGGCAGGAGCTGTTGGCCAAAGTGGCCGGTGGGTTCAACGCTCCGGTGAGTGGTTTTGTGGGCGCCCTGGGTGGGATTGTCCGCAAGTTTCTCTATGCGCTCAAGGCGCTGGAAGAAAAGAAAAGTCAGTAGTCCTGAGAGCATTCGCGCTTTCATAGTAAAGGAGTGAACCATGGCAGACGAAGCCAAAATTGAAGAGGCAAAGACAGAGGTAGCTACTGCCGAGCCCAAGACCGAAGACGCTCAGCAGGAAAGCACCGAGACCAAAAAGGCCCCGGTTGAATTGTCCGACAAGGCTGCCGGGATTCTCAGCACGGTTGAGAACATGACCGTGATGGAGCTCGCCAATCTTGTTAAGGCTCTCGAGGAGAAGTTCGGCGTGACCGCAGCCGCTCCGGCCGTGGCTATTGCAGGTGCAGTTGCCGGCGGGGGTGATGCGGGTGCAGCAGAAGAGCAGGATAGCTTCAATGTGGTGCTTACAGCCGTTGGCGGCCAAAAGATCCAGGTCATTAAGGAGATCCGCGCGATCACCAACTTGGGCCTGAAAGAAGCCAAGGAATTGGTGGACAGTGCCCCGAAGGCGGTCAAGGAAGGCGCCACCAAGGAAGAAGCCGAAGAGATCAAGAGCAAGCTCGAGGCGGTAGGCGCCACCATAGAGCTCAAATGACAGCCGAACACAGATTCTTCGCTTTGGTCGGAATGACAAAGCGCATGCTGCGGCATGGCATGAAAACCGCCACTACATTGGAGGTCTTACTCTGTGACTGAGCGCGTTAGCTTCTCCAAAATCAGTGAAGTGCTCGATCTGCCTGATTTGATCGAGACCCAAATCCAATCGTACGAACGCTTCCTTCAGAAGGACGTTCCGGTGACCAAGCGTGAGCCAATTGGGCTTCAGGCGGCGTTCAAGGAAGTCTTTCCGATCGAGAGCCATGACGGCGAGTACAAACTCGATTTCGTGGGCTACTCTTTGGGACGGCCTAAGTACAACGAATTGGAATGTCTGCGGAGGTCGATGACCTTTGCGGTTCCGCTGAAGGTCAAGCTGCGTCTAACGTCCAAACACTGGACCAAGGAACAGGAAGTCTATCTCGGCGAGCTGCCGCTGATGACAAAGACCGGAAGCTTCATTATTAATGGTGACGAGCGTGTGGTGGTAAGTCAGTTGCACCGTTCGCCCGGGGTCTCTTTCGAGGAAACACTTCACCCGAGTGGCAAGCGCATCTACTCCGCGCGCATCATGCCTTATCGTGGCGCATGGCTGGAATTCGAGTTTGATATAGGGGAAGTCCTTTATGTGCTCATTGACAGACGCCGAAAGCTGATCTCAACGACCCTGCTCAGGGCTATGGGCTTGTCGTCGGACCGGCAGATTTTTGAGGCCTTTACTGCGGTCGAGGATATCAAGTGCGCCGACAAGCGCGAGATGAAGGCCCTGGCCGGCAGAACTTTGGCTGCACCCGTGGTGGTTGGAGACAGTGATACTGCCCTGGCCTTGCCCGGACAACAGCTGTCCAAGGAAGACTTGGAAGTTCTGTGGGAAAACGGGGTGCGGGAGATTGCTCTCACCGTTACGGAAATCCCTGAGCTGGTGCGGACTCTCGAGCGGGATAACACTCGCAGCGAGGAGGAAGCCCTTCTCGATATTTACAAGCGGTTGCGGCCGGGAGAGCCCCCCACGGTCCAGAGCGCCCGTTCTCTGCTGCATCGCCTTTTCTTTGATCAGCGGCGCTATGACATGGGGCAGGTTGGCCGGCACATGATCAACCGCAAGCTGGATATGAAACATGAGCTCGATAACCGCACTTTGGATATCGATACCGTCATTGCCGTGATGCAGTATCTTTTGCGTCTGCGTAACGGTCAGGGGAATGTGGACGATATCGACCACTTAGGCAATCGCCGTGTCCGTACAGTGGGTGAGTTGGTGCAGAATCAGTTTCGGATGGGGCTGGCGCGGCTGGAGCGTTCTTGTCGCGAGCGGATGGCGATTTATGATTTAGAAAACGTCATGCCTTATAACCTGGTCAATCCCAAGGCTGTGTCCTCAATGATGATGGACTTTTACGCGCGCAGCCAGCTTTCCCAGTTTATGGATCAGACCAACCCTCTGGCTGAGCTGACACACAAGCGCCGTCTTAGCGCCCTTGGACCGGGCGGTTTGAGCCGGGAGCGTGCGGGTTTCGAAGTGCGTGACGTTCATCATTCGCACTACGGCCGCATTTGTCCGATCGAGACCCCTGAAGGTCCGAATATCGGTCTTATTTCCTCCCTCAGTACGTTCTCCCGTGTCAATGAATTTGGTTTCATCGTCACACCCTACCGCAAGGTGGTGAAAGGCCGCGTCACTCAGGAGATCGTGTATCTCTCGGCTGACGAAGAGGACCGTTACGTTATCGCCCAGGCAAACGCCCGTTTGGATGACAAAGGTTTTTTTGTGAGGGATCGTGTGAGTTGCCGTTGCCGGGGAGACTTTCCGAATATGCCCCCGGAAGAAATCGATTTCATGGACGTCTCTCCGAGACAGTTGGTTAGTATTGCGGCGAGTCTCATTCCCTTTCTCGAGCACGACGATGCGAACCGCGCCCTGATGGGTTCGAATATGCAGCGTCAAGCCGTGCCTCTTCTAAGGGCGGAGCCACCCTTGGTCGGTACGGGGATGGAGAGTAAGGTAGCGCGGGATTCCGGGGCCCTGGTCTTGGCAGATCATGACGGTGTTGTGCGGGCTGTTACGGGTGAAGAGATTCATATCGGCTCCCAGGTGTATAAACTTCGCAAGTACGCGCGCAGCAATGCCGATACCTGTATCAACCAGCGCCCATTGGTTGAGGTGGGGCAGCGCGTCAAAAAGGGGGACATCATCGCTGATGGTCCCGCGACTCGGGGTGGAGAGCTGGCATTAGGCCGGAACCTGCTGGTCGCGTTTATGCCTTGGCGCGGTTACAACTTTGAAGATGCCATTTTGATCAGCGAACGCGTGGTCAAGGAAGACGTCTATACCTCTATCCATATTGAGGAATTCGAGATCGAGGCGCGGGATACGCGCTTGGGCCCGGAAGAGATTACCCGGGACATCCCGAACGTGAGCGAAGACGCGCTGAAGGACTTGGACGAAACAGGCGTAGTCCGCATCGGGGCCGAGGTTCAGCCCGGGGATATCCTGGTGGGCAAGGTGACGCCCAAGAGTGAGACCGAACTCACACCCGAAGAGAAACTCTTGAGAGCGATCTTTGGAGAAAAGGCCGGCGACGTGCGTGATGCCTCCCTGACAGTGCCGCCGGGCATTGAGGGGATTGTGGTGGAAGTGAAAGTCTTTTCGCGCAAACCGCACCGTCCCAAGACGCGAGAGGAGCTTTCCAAGGAGCACGAGCAGGTTGAGTCCATCCGCGCTTATTACCAGAATCAGATTGACCAGATCGAGAAGGAGCGCTTGAGCAAGCTGCTTAAGCTTTTGGATGGCGCGCGTCTGGGAACGGATCTGACGGAAAAGAAGACCGGAGAGGTGCTTCTGCCCGAGAACAGAATTCTCCGTGAGCGGGATGGTAAGAAGCTGTCTCGATGCGGTTTGGCCAAGCTCAAGCTCGTGGACGACAAGAAGACCGAAGACGAGGCCAAGCAGATGGCCGCCTCCTATGACAGCCAAATTGAAGAACTGCGTATGGAGGAGGACCGGGAGGTCGAGCGCATCAAGCGTGGTGATGAGTTGCCTCCGGGTGTGATCAAGCGCATTGTGGTCAACGTGGCTTGCAAGCGGAAACTTTCGGTGGGAGACAAGATGGCCGGCCGGCACGGAAACAAGGGTGTGGTTGCCAAGATCCTGCCTGAAGAGGATATGCCCTTCACTGAGGACGGGATTCCCATGGATATTGTTTTGAATCCTCTGGGTGTGCCTTCCCGTATGAATGTGGGCCAGATCTTGGAAACCCATCTGGGTTGGGCTGCCCATGCGTTGGGCTTCCGGGCGATTTCCCCCGTGTTCGGGGGGGCGACTGAAGAGGAAATTAAGGAGCAGCTGCGCAAAGCCAATCTTCCCGAAGACGGCAAGACTGTTCTTCTCGACGGATTCACGGGCCGGCCCTTCGATCAAAGGGTGACTGTGGGATATATCTACATCTTGAAGCTGGCCCACTTGGTGGACGACAAGATCCACGCGCGTTCAATCGGTCCGTATTCACTGGTGACGCAACAGCCTCTGGGTGGGAAGGCCCAGTTCGGCGGCCAGCGTTTTGGTGAAATGGAAGTCTGGGCCTTGGAAGCCTACGGTGCGGCTTATGCTCTGCAGGAACTCCTGACGGTCAAGAGTGACGATGTAGCCGGCCGCACGCGGACATATGAAGCCATTGTGAAGGGAGAGCAGAATCTGCAGCCTGGCACTCCCGAGTCCTTTAATGTTCTTGTCAAAGAGCTGCAGAGCCTGGCTCTGGATGTGCGTCTTGAAAAGCGCAGTTCATCTGAAGATGACGGAGCCGAAAACTTAGAGAGTTAACCCTTCCACGCGAGGAACTTGATGAGCAATATCAATGCCTTTGACACGATTTCAATAAGGATCGCATCCAAGGATGTAATCAAGTCCTGGTCTCACGGTGAGGTCAAGAAGCCTGAGACCATCAACTACCGGACATTTAAGCCGGAGCCTGACGGATTGTTCTGTCAGAAGATCTTTGGCCCGGTTAAGGACTGGGAGTGCGCCTGCGGCAAGTACAAGCGAATCAAGTATCGCGGCGTGGTTTGTGACCGTTGCGGTGTTGAGGTGACTCTCTCCAAGGTGCGGCGCGAGCGCATGGGCCATATTGAACTGGCCGCGCCGTGCACGCATATCTGGTTTTTTAAGGCCATGCCTTCGCGTATCGGAGCGCTGCTCAACCTGAGTCTCAGGGAGCTCGAGAAGGTTGTCTACTATGAAGAGTATGTTGTCACGGATCCGGGAGATACTCCTCTGAAGAAGGGGGATCTTCTGGACGAAGAAAAATTCCAGGAGTACACCAAGCAGTTCGGCGGTTCGTTTACAGCCAAAATGGGCGGAGAAGCAGCCCATGACTTGCTATCCTCCGTGGATCTCGATGAGTTGATTGCCCAGCTGCATGCGGACTTGGAGCGCTCCAAGGCAGAACAAGTGCAGCGCAAGACCGTTAAACTTCTGAAGATCGCCTATTCCTATAAGCAATCCGGCAATAAGCCCGAGTGGATGGTCTTGGATGTGGTTCCGGTTATTCCTCCGGATCTCCGCCCACTGGTGCCTTTGGACGGCGGGCGCTTTGCGACGAGCGATCTGAACGATCTTTACCGCCGGGTAATCAACCGGAACAACCGTTTGAAGAAGCTTATCGAGCTCCGCGCTCCGGATGTGATTGTGCGCAATGAAAAGCGCATGCTTCAAGAGGCCGTGGACGCGCTTTTTGACAATGGCCGTCACGGGCGTCCGGTGCTCGGGCCGCTCAACAGGCCTCTCAAATCTCTGAGCGATATGCTCAAAGGGAAGCAAGGGCGTTTTCGTCAGAACCTGCTCGGAAAGCGGGTGGACTATTCCGGCCGTTCAGTCATCGTGGTGGGTCCGGAGCTCAAACTCCATGAGTGCGGACTGCCTAAGCAGATGGCGCTGGAGCTCTTTGAGCCCTTTATCATTCGCAAGTTGCGTGAGCGCGGTTTTGTCCACACCATCAAGAGTGCCAAGCGAATGGTGGAACGCGCGCGCCTGGAAGTTTGGGATATCCTCGAAGAAGTCATTAAGGATCACCCGGTGCTTCTGAATCGTGCACCCACGCTGCATCGGTTGGGAATTCAAGCCTTTCAGCCACAGCTGGTGGAAGGCAAGGCCATCCGGATCCATCCCTTGGTGTGTACGGCGTTTAACGCCGACTTTGACGGGGACCAGATGGCGGTCCATGTGCCGCTTCTCAATGAGGCGCAGATGGAGCTCCGGCTTCTGATGCTTGCCTCGAACAATGTCTTTTCGCCCGCTGACGGACGCCCGATCGCCACGCCGACCCAGGATATTGTTTTGGGCTGTAACTACATGACGAAGGTCCAGGAGAACGGCAAGGGTGAGGGAATGGTCTTCGGGAGTTCGGATGAGGCTCGGCTTGCCTATGATGAAGGCGTGGTTGGTTTGCACTCCAGGGTCAAGATCAGAAGGCCTGAGGGAATTATCGACACAACAGTGGGGCGGATTCTTTTTAACGATATTCTTCCCGATGATTTGGGCTATGTGAACGATGAAATGACCAAGGGCGCCCTGAGTGATTTGGTAACGCGCGCCTACCACACGGTGGGACATTCGCGCACAGTTCAACTGCTGGATGATTTGAAAGACCACGGTTTTGAACAGGCCACGCTGGCCGGTATCTCCATTGCGGTAGATGATCTGCAGATGCCTCAGGCAAAAACAGACAAGCTGGAAGAAGCCCATGCTGAGGTTCGTCACGTAGAGGATCAGTATCAGAATGGTCTGATCACGGACGGCGAGCGATACAACAAGATTATCGATATTTGGACCCATACGACAGATACTGTTTCGGACTTGATCTTTGACGGTTTGGATATCTTTAACCCGATCTTCATGATGGCAGACTCCGGAGCTCGTGGTTCCAGGGCCCAAATTCGCCAGTTGGCTGGTATGCGCGGTCTCATGGCCAAACCCTCGGGTGAGATCATCGAGAGTCCGATCACCGCAAACTTCCGCGAAGGTTTGACCGCCCTGGAATATTTTATCTCTACTCACGGCGCTCGAAAGGGATTGGCCGATACGGCTCTCAAGACCGCGGACTCCGGATATTTGACGAGGCGTCTTGTGGACGTGGCCCAGGATATTATTGTGACGGAACATGATTGCGGTACGACCCGCGGTATTTTGGTGAATTCCATTATCGAGGGTGACGAAGTCATGGTCCCGCTCTCCGAGCGTATCGAGGGCCGCGTGGCCTTGGATAACATTGTGGATATCATCACCGACGAGCTGATTGTCGGATCGAATGATTTAATCACTGATGAACAGGCCCGGAAGATAGAAGAAGCCGGTATTGAAAAAATCCGAATCCGCAGTGTGTTGACCTGTGAGACTCAATTCGGTGTTTGCGGCCAGTGTTATGGCAAAAACCTGGCCTCCCAGCGTCCTGTGGATTTGGGTGAGGCTGTTGGAATCGTAGCGGCGCAGTCGATCGGAGAGCCGGGCACTCAGCTCACCATGCGTACCTTCCACATTGGTGGAACCGCAAGCCGTATCATTGCGCAGTCGAGTTTGGCCTCCAAGTTTGACGGTGTTTACGGCTATCACAATCTCAAGACGGTAAAGAACCGCAACGGAGAGGTTGTGGTTCTCAACAGGAACGGACAGCTCAGTGTGAACGAGCCCACGGGCCGAGAGCAGGAGCGTCATACCGTGCCTCAAGGTGCGGTTGTCGGCGGCGAAGAGGGAGCCGCGGTCAAGGTGGGGGATGAAATTGCCCGTTGGGACCCCTACACGTCACCGATTTTGACCGAGGTCGCGGGTTCGGTTCGCTATGAAGACATTATTGAAGGCGTGACCATGCGCGAGGAACCCGACGAGGCTACGGGTCTGGTGGACCGGGTCATTGTGGATCACCGCGGAGATTTCCACCCGCAGATCGTGATTGTGGATTCAAAGACCGAGGATGTCCTGGCTTTGTATCCTTTGGCGTCCGGGGCTCATATTACTGTGAAGGAAGGCTTTGAAGTCCATGCAGGTGATGTTTTGGCTAAGACGCCTCGCAAGCTCTCCAAGACCAAGGACATCACCGGAGGTCTCCCCAGAGTTGCGGAACTCCTAGAGGCGCGCCGTCCCAAGGATCCGGCCATCATCAGTGAGATCGACGGCACGGTCGAGTTCGGCGGGGCCAAAAAGGGCCAGCGCCGCATTATTGTTAAGAATCCGACGGGGATGCAGAAGGAATATCTAATTCCGCACGGGAAGCATCTGAATGTTTACAAGGACGATTTGGTCACCAGCGGCGAGCCGCTCACAGACGGCCCCATTGTGCCTCAGGACATTCTGAGAGTCTCCGGGGACCAGCGTCTCCAAGAGTATCTGGTCAATGAAGTGCAGCAGGTTTACCGTCTCCAAGGAGTGCGCATCAACGATAAGCACATTGAGATCATTGTGCGGCAAATGTTGCGCAAAATTAAAATCGAGGATGCCGGTGATACGGACATGCTGGTGGGTACCCAGGTGGATCGAGGGGTTTTCCAGCGCCAGAATGCCGAAGTGATTGCCAGAAAAGGCAAGCCGGCCGTGGCGAGTCCCGTGCTGTTGGGGATTACAAAGGCCTCTCTGAGTACCGAGAGTTTTATCTCTTCCGCGAGTTTTCAGGAGACAACCCGGGTTCTGACCGATGCCGCTGCAAGCGGACGCCGGGATGAGTTGCGCGGCCTTAAGGAAAATGTGATCATGGGCCACTTGATTCCCGCGGGCACGGGATTCAAAGCACACCAGGCGATCCGGGAAGTTCTTTTGGGCACCCCTGTTGAGGTTCCTGTTGAGGAGCATCTTGAGGCAGATCAAGAGGGGAGCGGCGACTCAGATGAAGAAATTGAAGCCCTTACGGGTCCGGGCAGGACGGATGCCGAGGGACATGAGAATTAAAGTAAACCGAGAAGGAAATCCATGCCTACCATCAGCCAATTGATTCGCAATAGTCGCAGGAGTCAGAAGGGTAAGAGCAAGTCTCCTGCTTTGAACAGTTCACCCCAACGCAGAGGGGTTTGCTTGCAAGTGAAGACCATGACTCCTAAGAAGCCGAACTCGGCCTTGCGTAAGGTGGCCAGAGTTCGTTTGACGACAAGTATTGAAGTGACGGCCTATATCCCGGGCGAAGGCCACAATTTGCAGGAGCACTCCATTGTGTTGGTGCGGGGCGGGCGCGTGAAGGACTTGCCGGGTGTGCGCTACCACATTGTGCGCGGCACTCTGGACACGGCTGGGGTGGCTAATCGCAAGAAGTCGAGATCTAAGTATGGCGCCAAGGCGCCTAAGGCATAGTAAGGGAGGATACGGAACGTGAGACGCAGACGGGCGAACCGCCGGGAAATTATTCCCGACCCCAGATACGGCAGCAAATTGATTTCAAAGTTTGTCAACGCCATCATGCTTAAGGGCAAGAAGGCCAAGGCTGAGAGAATTGTATACAGTGCCTTTGGGATCGTTCAGGAGCGGACGGGTAAGGATTCGCCTCTGGAGATACTGCAGAAGGCTGTTGATAACGTTCGTCCGCGGGTTGAGGTAAAGTCACGGCGAGTGGGTGGAGCGACGTATCAGGTGCCGATTGAAGTGCGTCCTGACCGCAGTGTTTCTCTGGCTCTCCGTTGGATTCGTGACTTTGCGCGTGGCCGCAAGGGCAAACCCATGGAAGAGCGTTTGGCGGACGAGTTGCTGGATGCTTTT
The nucleotide sequence above comes from Candidatus Omnitrophota bacterium. Encoded proteins:
- a CDS encoding 30S ribosomal protein S12, yielding MPTISQLIRNSRRSQKGKSKSPALNSSPQRRGVCLQVKTMTPKKPNSALRKVARVRLTTSIEVTAYIPGEGHNLQEHSIVLVRGGRVKDLPGVRYHIVRGTLDTAGVANRKKSRSKYGAKAPKA
- the rpoC gene encoding DNA-directed RNA polymerase subunit beta' codes for the protein MSNINAFDTISIRIASKDVIKSWSHGEVKKPETINYRTFKPEPDGLFCQKIFGPVKDWECACGKYKRIKYRGVVCDRCGVEVTLSKVRRERMGHIELAAPCTHIWFFKAMPSRIGALLNLSLRELEKVVYYEEYVVTDPGDTPLKKGDLLDEEKFQEYTKQFGGSFTAKMGGEAAHDLLSSVDLDELIAQLHADLERSKAEQVQRKTVKLLKIAYSYKQSGNKPEWMVLDVVPVIPPDLRPLVPLDGGRFATSDLNDLYRRVINRNNRLKKLIELRAPDVIVRNEKRMLQEAVDALFDNGRHGRPVLGPLNRPLKSLSDMLKGKQGRFRQNLLGKRVDYSGRSVIVVGPELKLHECGLPKQMALELFEPFIIRKLRERGFVHTIKSAKRMVERARLEVWDILEEVIKDHPVLLNRAPTLHRLGIQAFQPQLVEGKAIRIHPLVCTAFNADFDGDQMAVHVPLLNEAQMELRLLMLASNNVFSPADGRPIATPTQDIVLGCNYMTKVQENGKGEGMVFGSSDEARLAYDEGVVGLHSRVKIRRPEGIIDTTVGRILFNDILPDDLGYVNDEMTKGALSDLVTRAYHTVGHSRTVQLLDDLKDHGFEQATLAGISIAVDDLQMPQAKTDKLEEAHAEVRHVEDQYQNGLITDGERYNKIIDIWTHTTDTVSDLIFDGLDIFNPIFMMADSGARGSRAQIRQLAGMRGLMAKPSGEIIESPITANFREGLTALEYFISTHGARKGLADTALKTADSGYLTRRLVDVAQDIIVTEHDCGTTRGILVNSIIEGDEVMVPLSERIEGRVALDNIVDIITDELIVGSNDLITDEQARKIEEAGIEKIRIRSVLTCETQFGVCGQCYGKNLASQRPVDLGEAVGIVAAQSIGEPGTQLTMRTFHIGGTASRIIAQSSLASKFDGVYGYHNLKTVKNRNGEVVVLNRNGQLSVNEPTGREQERHTVPQGAVVGGEEGAAVKVGDEIARWDPYTSPILTEVAGSVRYEDIIEGVTMREEPDEATGLVDRVIVDHRGDFHPQIVIVDSKTEDVLALYPLASGAHITVKEGFEVHAGDVLAKTPRKLSKTKDITGGLPRVAELLEARRPKDPAIISEIDGTVEFGGAKKGQRRIIVKNPTGMQKEYLIPHGKHLNVYKDDLVTSGEPLTDGPIVPQDILRVSGDQRLQEYLVNEVQQVYRLQGVRINDKHIEIIVRQMLRKIKIEDAGDTDMLVGTQVDRGVFQRQNAEVIARKGKPAVASPVLLGITKASLSTESFISSASFQETTRVLTDAAASGRRDELRGLKENVIMGHLIPAGTGFKAHQAIREVLLGTPVEVPVEEHLEADQEGSGDSDEEIEALTGPGRTDAEGHEN
- the rpsG gene encoding 30S ribosomal protein S7, which produces MRRRRANRREIIPDPRYGSKLISKFVNAIMLKGKKAKAERIVYSAFGIVQERTGKDSPLEILQKAVDNVRPRVEVKSRRVGGATYQVPIEVRPDRSVSLALRWIRDFARGRKGKPMEERLADELLDAFNGTGTAVKKKDDTHRMAEANKAFAHYRW